A genomic stretch from Lathyrus oleraceus cultivar Zhongwan6 chromosome 2, CAAS_Psat_ZW6_1.0, whole genome shotgun sequence includes:
- the LOC127120051 gene encoding uncharacterized protein LOC127120051: MNEVCCGMVSNLAEVMNWSLIMILQNCRCEVREAEEGGAVKLLSEKKKKTPRFTVNRLYIGLEVDVNFVLRSWYCWVLALSFGAASLLAWMRFDHLCFLFLVVLDCAHVCRLCRLLDSAFSSYLRLACWRECCFGLSRFLS, from the exons ATGAATGAAGTGTGTTGTGGAATGGTATCGAATCTTGCAGAGGTTATGAATTGGAGTTTGATCATGATTCTACAGAATTGTCGGTGTGAGGTGCGGGAAGCGGAAGAAGGCGGTGCGGTTAAGCTTCTGAGCGAAAAAAAGAAGAAGACCCCAAGGTTCACTGTTAATCGTCTTTATATAGGACTTGAAGTTGATGTGAATTTTG TGCTTCGCTCATGGTACTGCTGGGTTTTGGCGCTGAGTTTCGGTGCTGCTAGCTTGTTGGCTTGGATGCGTTTTGATCACCTGTGTTTTCTGTTTTTGGTTGTTTTGGACTGTGCACATGTGTGTCGTTTATGCAGGCTTTTGGATTCCGCGTTCAGTAGCTACCTGCGTTTGGCTTGTTGGCGTGAATGTTGTTTTGGATTAAGTCGTTTTTTGTCGTAG